The window CTAATGATCAACCTCCCTTGGGCGCGGGCCGCCTGGATAACATTTCGGTTGGCAGTAAAAACCTGAATGCCGGGAACGGTGGCGAAATCGCCATCATCGGTGATAACCTGCACCACGCCATGGCTTCGCATGGATTCGAGAATGAACAGATCGTAGCCGTCGACCTTTTCAGTTTGCAGCCGATTCAGAGCGGCGGTGGCCGTAGGAGAATCGATGGTGACGGTCAACGGTTCTGCAAGACTGGCTACCTGCGCCCAGGCAGCTTGAATTTCAGTGATTACGCGAGTCCGTTGAGCGGCGAAGTTATGCCGATACTCCTTGGCCTTGATGCTGGTCCCGGTGCTCGCCTCATGGATTTCCCGCTCGGTCTTTTCGATGGTGTGGGAAAGCTCAGCGAGCGACAGGCCGCAGCAGCACACCTTGCCGTTGCCCGCGACGGCGCCCTGTACAAAAGCTGCGTACTGGGCCATCAAGGCCGCTCGCCAGTCTGGCTCGCCATGTCCGGCGTTCGAATAGGTCATCCAGAGCCAGACATTGGAATCAACAAGAAAATAATCCGAGCTTTTCGGGGTCGTGTGTCCGATATCAAACACATCCGCCTGCACGGCATATTGCACGCTCATCAGTCCATCTCCTCAAGAATCCTGGCCAGCGTGTCGTCAACCGCCTTCTTGGTGGCCGGATCGCGGTGATAGGCCTCGGCGTTCTTCAAAACCAGATCGAGGGTCAGCCTCTGGGATTCGGACGGATTCTCAAAAGCAAGCAGCCGGTCCAGTTGTTGCCGGTCAAAATATTTGAACAACGGGCCGATGGCGTTGTTGAGGAACAGGGAAAGGAGCGTCTTCACCCCGGCAAGGTTGATGGTGACAGTCTCGCGCGCCAGCAGGCGCGGTTCGATTTCGGCCAGTAGTTTCTGGCCCTGTTCGGCGGTGATGCAGCGCTCGCCGATGAATTGATCAAGTTTTATATTCATAACCAGCTCCATTCACCTCGCCGTGTCACTCTAGGGGAGCTTCCCCAGCCAGGAAGTAATGTTTTTCGTCGCAGACCAGTTTGATATGAAAAACCGTACCCTCAAAAGTAGGGGTAAACGAGTCGTAGATTTCCCGATCCGCTGTAATCTTGGCAAAACCATCATTGCTGAAAACCTGCATGGTTCCCCGGTTTACCCTGATAAAGGACTTGAGCAGATCAAGCCCCACCCCGCGGCTGGTCGAGTCGGGTTTGGTGGTGTGCATTTTTTGAAATGCCCACTTCAAACAGTCGCCGGCCTTGAGCTTTTCGGCAGGCAGATCGGGTCGAATCTTTTTCAGATAACCACGCACGTTGGCCGGAATGCCCATGCCGAAATCGACTAGGGTCAAATGCAGTTCATTCAACTGCGGGAAATACTGACCGCAGGAGAAAACACCGATCTGGGATTCCGAATGCTCGAAGGCATTGACATAGAGCTCCAGCACCCGCTCGACAATGGCGTTCTTCAGCGCCTCGCTGACATGGGTATGCACCCAGCCCTTGCCGAGCCAGTTATTCGACAGGTAGTCAGCGACTTCATCGGGATGAAACTCCCGATCTTCCCGGTAGGGTATCGAAGTGCCATTCCAGGGCGAGGCGGCATCCCCAAAGGCGCAAGCGAAGCCGTTTTGCCGAATGGTGGTTCTGACCCACGAATTGTACAGCGTGCCCCAGTCGAAAATGACCGATCCCTTGCGTGACTCGACCAATCGTGCCAGGCCGCCGAGAAAGGCGACGGCGTTCGGCCGCAGGAAGCTACAGCGGGAAAAGTCGAAGCGAATATCCTCGAAGTAGTCATTCGCCTCGCTCCAGATCCCGAACAACCGCGCGAAATCGTACGGCCTATCGTTCAGGGTTGGAATCTGGATCACCTTCTGTGCCATGCCTACAGTTCCCCCCGGAACGCCTTGGCAAGCAGGGCGGACTGGAATTGCTCTAGCTCTTGTGCTGTCTCTCTTTGTAGTAATTCCAACTCCGCCAGTCTCTCTTGGAAGATTGTCAGTTCATCAATGACAGCTTTCTGCTTCTCGGTGTCTGGTATTGGTATGTGAGGTTGCTCCAGGCTGGCGTTTCAAGTTTCTTGGTTCCATGGCCAGCCGTTTCGACCATGCCCTGCAAAATATCATTGGCCCCCCAAAGCATATGGGCGAGGTAATCGGCCGCAATTCCCTTTGCTGGCACAATGGCTTTCATGTCCTGGTTGATTGCGCAAGGCACTTCGGAAACAGCAACAGGAACATAGCGGGCCAATATCATTCCACGGACGACAAAGAACACAGATCCAGCTGGAATAAGTTTTGCGGAAGATTCCGAAATCGCTGTTTCGGTGATCTGCTCGGAGGAAGCAGTGATGCGAAAGGTTTTCATCTCCTTGGGGGCAACCCACGGGATATCTCCATGCCAGTAATCATCCCGCTTCTTTGATGGTGTGCCCCCTCCCATTACCTTGCCGCACTTGCCAAGCGGCTTTACTGGGAAGTCTGACAGAAGTGATTGATATATATTCCGTCTTATATGGAAAAACTGAGTGGCGATTTGAGCCACCGCCTCCTGCCGCAGTTTTCGGGCCTCTTCGGCGCGGCGGCTTAGCTCCTCGATCCGCGCCACGATCCGGCGTTGTTCGTCGATGGGAGGGATGGGGATTTTGTATGATTTTAGATCAGGAGTTCGTATACGAGGCATCTTAGCCCCATCCATCTTTGTTCTGGAGTATTCAATAAATTGTGGGCTTCGAAGACATAAAGCCAACCATTCTCTCGACAAACTATCTTCTTTAGGCCTTAAGGGAAGAATGTCAGTGGAGCAAATACCTTCCTTGTCTGGCAAAACAACTTTGTTTAGGTATGGCCTAAGTTTCCCAAATAAGACATGTGAGGAATCAAAGCGGAACTTGCCACTCAGGATGGTTGCACCTTGAACAGACTGAAGATTTACTAACCGACCTGTCCCGGATTCGACGTTTTCAAGAGCAATATAATTAAACTGGGTTTCGGGCGATTCACTTGGCAGCACTTGTTTCGTATCAATATCGATACGTTCGACCAAAGAAACTCGTTCCCAGTTGGCATGCAAGCCACTCATTCCCCATTCCCTCCGGCCAGCAATTCCTGCATCTCGCTGATCAGCCCGAGAATCCGCTCTTCCTTGGCGGCGACCGAGGCCAGAATCTCCTCCGGCTCAGCGTGCTCGACCGTCTCCGCCTCGATCAGGCCGAGACCAGAAAGGGTCATGTTGTAACCGTTGTCGATGATCCGCTTCGCCGGAACCAGCCAGGCGCGGCCTTCTTCGGTTTTCCGTTTCGGCCACATGGCGAGCAGGTCGGGAAAGTCATTTCGGTACTGGCTGCCGAACTTGCGGGCTTTGGAAAGGGACGAGCCGTCGCCGTCCACCTTGAAGAACCAGACGTTCTCGGTGGCCCTGCCGGTGTTCCGGAAGATGAAGAAACAGGTGGGGTTGGGTGTGTAGGGCTCGAACATCCCTTTGGGCAGGATCACCACCGCCTGCAGATCGAACTCGCGCAGCAGCCGCTCCTTGACGGTGACGTGGCTTCCGGTATCGCCAAAAAGGATGCCGTTGGGGAAGATAATCCCGGCGGTGCCGCCGGGCCGCAGGCTGCGAAGGGCATGGGCCAGAAAGAGGACGTATTTGTCGCCCTTTTCGATGCGCAGCGAGCGCTTGGCATCGCCCCGCGATCCGGAGAAGGGCGGATTTTCGAGGATGTAGTCGAACTCGATTTCGTCCCATTTGTCCTCGCCGCCGCAGATGGAGTCGCGCTGGACCATGGGGCAGCGGTCGAAGCCGTGGAGCATGGCGTTCATGGCGGCCATGCGCAGGATGTCCTGATCGCCGTCGAAGCCGTAAAAGGCCCCGGTCTGCAGGAAATCCCACTGGGCGCGGCTGAGCTTGTCGCCGATGCCGATCTTTCGCACTCCGCCGTCGGGCGACGCCTTTTCGTGAACGAATTCCGGGCTGGTGTTGGCCAGCAGCATGTGCTCGTAGGCGGCGATCAGAAAACCGCCGGAGCCGCAGGCCGGGTCGCAGACGGTGCCGCCGATCTTGGGATCGACCATCTGGGTCAGCACCCGAATCAGGTGGCGCGGGGTGCGGAACTGGGCCGCCTTTTTCTGCCCGCCCAGTTCGCTGGCTAGGTATTCGAAGAGATCGCCCTTGACGTCGGCATCCATGCCGAGAAAGGAGATGGGCGCGATGATGTCCACCGCCCGCCGCAGGGTCGCCCCGTTGGGGATAACGATGGCGGCGTTGCGGAAAATTGCCCGCGCCCCCTGGGAGAGCTCCGGGTGCCTGGCCAGCAGCGGCAGGGTGTCGCGCAGGGTGCGCAGCATGGCCTCATTGTCCGGATTGGAGGTAAGCACACTCCAGCGCAGGGGGTCGAAATCGAATTCCTCATTCCCTTCCTTGAACGTGCCGAACAAGGTGCGGTAGTTGCCGTTGCGGGCCTCCTGCTGTTCGTGGTCCATCTCCTCCAGCATCTTCAGAAAGAGCAGG is drawn from Acidobacteriota bacterium and contains these coding sequences:
- a CDS encoding PIN domain-containing protein translates to MSVQYAVQADVFDIGHTTPKSSDYFLVDSNVWLWMTYSNAGHGEPDWRAALMAQYAAFVQGAVAGNGKVCCCGLSLAELSHTIEKTEREIHEASTGTSIKAKEYRHNFAAQRTRVITEIQAAWAQVASLAEPLTVTIDSPTATAALNRLQTEKVDGYDLFILESMRSHGVVQVITDDGDFATVPGIQVFTANRNVIQAARAQGRLIIR
- a CDS encoding STAS-like domain-containing protein, which gives rise to MNIKLDQFIGERCITAEQGQKLLAEIEPRLLARETVTINLAGVKTLLSLFLNNAIGPLFKYFDRQQLDRLLAFENPSESQRLTLDLVLKNAEAYHRDPATKKAVDDTLARILEEMD
- a CDS encoding HAMP domain-containing histidine kinase — its product is MAQKVIQIPTLNDRPYDFARLFGIWSEANDYFEDIRFDFSRCSFLRPNAVAFLGGLARLVESRKGSVIFDWGTLYNSWVRTTIRQNGFACAFGDAASPWNGTSIPYREDREFHPDEVADYLSNNWLGKGWVHTHVSEALKNAIVERVLELYVNAFEHSESQIGVFSCGQYFPQLNELHLTLVDFGMGIPANVRGYLKKIRPDLPAEKLKAGDCLKWAFQKMHTTKPDSTSRGVGLDLLKSFIRVNRGTMQVFSNDGFAKITADREIYDSFTPTFEGTVFHIKLVCDEKHYFLAGEAPLE
- a CDS encoding SAM-dependent DNA methyltransferase; this encodes MDSGQLQNTLKSLCKVMWDNNVTNPITYVTQISYLLFLKMLEEMDHEQQEARNGNYRTLFGTFKEGNEEFDFDPLRWSVLTSNPDNEAMLRTLRDTLPLLARHPELSQGARAIFRNAAIVIPNGATLRRAVDIIAPISFLGMDADVKGDLFEYLASELGGQKKAAQFRTPRHLIRVLTQMVDPKIGGTVCDPACGSGGFLIAAYEHMLLANTSPEFVHEKASPDGGVRKIGIGDKLSRAQWDFLQTGAFYGFDGDQDILRMAAMNAMLHGFDRCPMVQRDSICGGEDKWDEIEFDYILENPPFSGSRGDAKRSLRIEKGDKYVLFLAHALRSLRPGGTAGIIFPNGILFGDTGSHVTVKERLLREFDLQAVVILPKGMFEPYTPNPTCFFIFRNTGRATENVWFFKVDGDGSSLSKARKFGSQYRNDFPDLLAMWPKRKTEEGRAWLVPAKRIIDNGYNMTLSGLGLIEAETVEHAEPEEILASVAAKEERILGLISEMQELLAGGNGE